ACTATGACTCCCCTAGACACATCAATCCTACGCCCTAACAAAACACTGAGGCAGTCAATAGAAGAGTGGAAGGACAGAAACACAATGATAACAATTGCTTCAATGAAACCCAATCTCACATCTGGAGATGAGGAAGAAGTGCTTCAATGTCTAGGACAGCTAAAGGATCTTTGTGAACAGAGAGACATGCACCGAGAGTGGGTGATCTTGGAGAACTATATATCAGTTCTTATTCAACTTCTTGGTGGAAAAAATCGTGATATAAGGAATCGTGTTCTTGTCGTACTTCACATTTTGACAAAAGATAGCGATGATGCAAAGGTATGCTGTGTGAAACTGTATCCTTTTGATTCTCTCTTTTAGTTTTCTGCAGTGATTTGCAAGTaaatatatttaatcatattGAAAAGGTTCATCTTCAAAATATAGGTGATAGTGAAATGAATGGTCAGGTGGGTTAGGAATTAGATTCATCTGTTTCAGTAATATGCATAGACAATATTTCATATTCCATTTTATTTTCACCTACCTTtggattttgttttgtttcacCTAACTTCATAAACAGGAGTCTTAAGTCATCAAGTATTGAATTATAGGATACAGTAGACGTATCGAGATTTTAGAGAATGGGTTATACTTTGTATATGTCCAGGGTCACATTCATCTTGGTATCCCACACTGACAAATCTGTTTTGCATACCATTGGGATGGAGTGGTTTTGCTGGTTTACTGCCTTCTTTAATCAAAATAGGATTACttgaaagttttcaagagagtttttaataaaactgttctatattattaactaaagaactgaacttaaatagagaaaagagaactgaacttaaatagagaaaagagtccTAATCCTAATTAGGAcaatagttcccttattctaataaactactaaaacataaaagaaaatagttcccttattctaataaactactaaaagataaaataaaaatattcctagaatatgaataaaacttatttacctaaataagatttatctacctaaataaatttaaaatatttatatatttcaacaccctccctcaagttggtacatatatatcaatcatgcccaacttgcttaaaagaaaatcaaaactcGTCTTAGAGAGTTTTTTTGGTGAGTATGTCAGCAatctgttgttttgaaggaacaaacggcatgcacacttggccttcttcaatcttctccttgataaagtgtctatcaatctcaacaGGCTTAGTTTTGTCATGTTGGACTGGGTTGTGAGCAATACTAATGGCAGCTTTGCTATCACAGtacaacttcattggtgaagttattggtttcctcagctcttccataattttttttaaccacatcatttcacaaattccttgagccattgatctaaactcagcctctgcactacttcttgctacaacactttgttttttgcttcgccaagtcacaaggtttccccaaacaaatgtacagtatcctgatgtagatctcagttattatagtttatgtcgatgatatcattcttacaggagatgatgtggatgaaataaggcgtctcaaggagcatctagcattggagtttgagatcaaagacttgggtcctttgaaattctttcttggaatggaagttgctcgaccaaagaagggtcttgtggtctcttggaaaaaatatgtgattgatcttttaaaagaggcCGGGATGAGTGGTTGCCGATAGAACATTGTCTGATCAGCTTGCCCTTGTGAGTAATCTTattttttaacaacttgagtgaaTCCTTCAAACCAAGCTCGAGGAGACTGCTTTAGATCAtacaaagatttcttgagtttacatactcgagttccaaatttttcttcaaaacctagaggaggatccatgtaaacttcttcttcaagtttcccatttagGAAAGCAATCTTCACATCTAGCTGCTGTAAagaccaatcaagattaacaGCAATTGATAAAAGAATTTTAACGGAATTTAATTTGGCCACTAGGGCAAACGTTTCAAGATAATCTATCCTGtatgtttgagtgtaccctttagccaccaactgggctttgtatctatctaaagatccatttggtttgaatttggttgtgaacacccaTATGCAGCCCATTGTTTTTTTCCCTACAGGTAATTCCATTGTTTCCAATATACCTGCTTTTTAAAGAGCGCGCATCTCCCCTAAAATAGCTTCCTTCCACTCAGGAACCTGTaaagcatctttcacattttttggtatttttacagTATCGAGACACAAAACAAAGGTTGAGAATGTCGAAGACAAGGCTTTATAGGATACAAAGTTAGACATGAgatatttgacaatatttctaacaccttttcttttggcaattggaatatctaaatcAGAAAAATCATTGGCTGGATTATGAGCTTTACCTGGACTTTTGATAGGATCTTGCGGGTCagattcttggtgatgaatctggtggattccactttcttgatttcgatttcttcttgagtaaacaattaactcctttgtttgttctttattctaATGATCAGACTCTACACattcatactccttttcattaacattaacatcattaatttctgtgttaatcataaattcgccttccccattattagaatccctatattgtatattcctagtcttttcttgatcaattatagaatcttccttagtataattccctccctgaagattagaatcaaaataagattgtgtttcaacaaatgtgacattcatggtaacaataatcttcctatcaattggatcataacatttataaccctttttattagaagcataaccaacaaagacacatttttttgttctaggatctagtttaccttggttgtgaagatgaacaaaaacactacaccTAAAAATTCGAAGGAATAAATCTGtgatcaatttagagttaggaaagttatctttaaagagaCGAAAATGAGTTCTATAATCTAAAGttttactgggcattctattaataagatatgtagctGTTAACAAGGCTTCGCCCTAAAGATAACGTGGTACCtgactagtgaacatcaaggctctagttacttccaaaagatgtcgattttttctttctgcaatcccattttgttgtggtgtatttgtacaagaactttggtggactattccatgtttggttaagaaaacaccTAATTGGTCGTTAAAAAATTCCCTACCATTGTCAGTCCGAAATACTTCTATTTtcacaccaaattgtgttttcaccataGTATGAAAAGactgaaacacatttttaatttcagacttatcttttaataaaaacacccaataaagtcgagtatgatcatcaataaatgtgacaaaccaacGTTTCCCTGAAAAAGTCGAGACTCTtgaaggtccccaaacatcactatgaattaaagaaaaaggtttggaggctttatatttttgaggtcgaaagaatgaccgatgatgtttagccaattcacGAAATTCATAATGATATGAAGAAGGacttttatgtttaaataaattaggtaacaaatatcttaaatagtaaaaatccaagcctataatgccaaatcataaccttatcaaaatcagaaacagaatttaaacataaagtagttgttggttgacttagatggtcatcttcaagaaagtaaattcattccaccaaattctttagcattgccaatcatcctccctGAGACCATGTCCTGAAACTTACACATAgaggagtcaaatataacatgacaatttGAGGACTGGGATAATTTACTGACCGATATAAGATTACAAGCTATATTTggcacatgtaaaacatcatgtaaaaccaaggaagatgaaattttaacagtGCCTTTCCTGGCTATTGCCGAGAATGACCCATCTGctactttgatctttttgtttcctgcgcaaggtgtgtaagttgaaaaaagaaaatgactattAGTCATGTGATCACTAGCTCTGGAATCAACGGTCCATTTGTTTGTTTTATAAGGCTTGACattgaaaaaaacagaaaaatcagtaCCTTATTGGGCAAAAAaggaagaaggattattggatgagttaggagtagaagaattcatccgaaattgtggtgattgaaaaaacttgtgtagatgctctaattgttccttagtgaatggaGACCTTTCCAAAGAACTTTGGCTCTCATAATTTCCATTAGTTGTTTGGAAAGCTCTGCAATCTCTTGATTGTGAACCACGTCCATTGCCACTCTTTTTCCTTCCATTTGTCTGTTTCCCATCGAGTTTCCAACACGTTTCTCGAGTGTGCCAATATTTTTTGCAGTGATCGcaccaaggtttttttttttttcactttcattattatttttaacagaTAAAAGAGTAGAATTATTATCATTAGCTTCAAACCCTGACTTTAACATTACTTTTCTCCTTGTCTCCTCTCTTCTAACCTCAGAAAAAATCTCACAAAGTTTTGGAAGCAGTTTTTTTCCTAGGATCCGAGATCTCACAtcatcaaattctttatttaaaccaGCCAGAAATAAATAAGCTctttcattctcttcttttttcatagCTTTTACACCATCTCCAGGATACTCCCATTCATCATTATAACACTGATTCAATTCTTGCCAAAGAGACATCATCTCGTTATAATAAAGAGTAACATCTTTTTCCCCTAGCCTAGCTTTTcacagttttatttttaactcaaaaatcTGTGAAGCGTTTTCTAAATCTGAATAGGTGTCTTTCACAGCGTCCCAAACATCTTTAACAGTTGGGAGAAAACGAAAAGGTTTATCTCCGGATGCTTCCATGGAATTAATAAGCCACGCAATTATCATAGAATTTTCTGACCTCCACTTGCTCATCTTTGGATCGCCCACCTGTGGTTGCTCAACTTCTCCATTTGAATGACCTAGCTTGCCGCGCCCATCAATTGCTAATTTTACGGACTGCAACTATTCCAGATAATTTTTGCCATTCAACTTGTGAGATGTCAGTTGAAAAGAAAGGTGAGACGCCTCTGTCCCTTGAGTCATTGTACTCTTGGTAGTTGTTTCAACGGTAAAACTTTCTTCCTCTGTTTGATTGCTGGACCTCTTATCTCCAGTGAAGGCTGTTTTAATCATGATGTTACTAGAGATTTAACCTAACTCTGATACCATGAAAGTTTTTAAGAGAGCTTTTAATAAAATTGttctatattattaattaaagaactgaacttaaatagagaaaagagtcctaatcctaattaggaaaatagttcccttattctaataaactactaaaagataaaataaaaatattcctagaatatgaataaaacttatttACCTAAATGaaatttatctacctaaataaatttaaaatatatacatatttcaacattaCTTGCATTTATCTTGTGTAAATATGGGTTCCTGCTAACCAGAAATGCATATATGTTTCTCATATGTTTTCtaccaaaaatattgaaatatattgCAGGATAGAGTGGCAAAAGTTGATGGTGCAATTGAACTTGTAGTTCGTTCCTTGGGGCGTCGCACAGATGAAAGGAGGTTAGCAGTGGCATTACTTTtggatttatcaaaatataacgTCTTAAGAGACAGCATTGGGAAGGTTCAGGGTTGTATTCTCCTTTTGGTGACAATGGCAAGTGGTGATGATTATCAAGCTGCCAGAGATGCCGAGGAAATATTGGAAAACCTGTCATATTCTGATCAGAACGTCTTACAGATGGCAAGGGCAAACTATTTTAAACATTTGCTTCAGCGTTTGTCAACTGGTTCATGCCCTAAACTTGATCACCTTTTAAGTTCTTTGGGTGTTCACATTTCCTTCATCCATTCTGACTTGAGCAGTGAACTAGTTCATCACTATGATTGTGTTGTAGGAAAGCATACTTTTGAAGAATTAATAAGATTGCATTTTTTTAGAATGTTTTCACCAGATAAGTATCTGCAAAACATAGGTTATGTGTGGAAAGTTGGCTGGTTAGTGCATTGTGATGAAATCAACTTGTACTTCAATAAGATGAAATTACAGGCCATCTTATTATACTTAATATTAACGTTAAGCTTTTTCTTAATATTAACTTCAAAAGAAATATTTTCTTAATCTCAAAATTGGTGCAAGATTCCCATGAAGATAATATGTCATTGCATAAAGGCGAGGATGTCTTAATTTCCTTGTCAATTAGGTTTTCCTGTGATTCAACTTTAAAGAGATGCCAATCTTACTACTGTAGTTGCATCCTTTTCTTAAAATAGTAAAATCTCAGCATTTCTGATAGAGCTGCAGCAGTGGTTTACATGGCTTGATTTAGGTGTATATATTTTGTTCATATTTCCTTCCACATTTAGGTTTTGCTACATCATTGCAAACGTGCATCAAGTTGCAATGTCTTTGCTATTATTTGACAAAACACTTATGGAAGTATATCTAAATCTCTACAGGACCAGATGATGTAAAACTAACCATGGCAACAGCTATAGCTGAAATGGAGTTAACTGACCATAATAAAGTGGTATTGTTAGAAAGAGGTGCATTGCGTCCACTTCTTAACTGGGTCTCTCATGGTGGTATTCATATGAAAAGTGTAGCTGTTAAAGCTCTTCGAAACCTCTCAAGTGTACCAAAAAATGGCTTGCAGATGATCAAAGAAGGTGCATCCCGCCCATTACTTGACCTCCTCCAACTTGGCTCATCATCCTCGGCATTACGAGAACAAGTCGCCGCAACGGTTATGCACCTTGCAGTATCCACTATGTCACAAGAATCCACTGAGACTCCAGTTTCTTTATTGGAATCTGATGAGGATATTTTCATGGTCTTCTCTTTGATTAACCTGACTGGACCAGAAATCCAACAAAACCTTCTGCAAATCTTTCAGGCGTTGTGCCAATCCCACTCTGCAGCATATATCAAGACCAAGCTGACACAGGTATACATTTTATAGGAGAATGATATAACTCTGTGCCTTCGTGCTggcattttctttttctaagaaTAAATATCAAAGATGCTGTGCTAAAATAGAGCTTAAATTAATCTGAAAACAATGATTACTTCAAACAAGCTATACTTAGCAAACTTCCATAACGTTGTATGTTGCCCATGCTTTGCCTTCTTTCCACTGATTGATCGGTGCCTGACACAGTAGGTTGCTTACCCTGGTGACTTAGCCATTCAGAGAAATGTTCTTGCTCCCTCTATTCCCTTTGCAGAAAAGGAATCTATTGTTTTTTCTAGTGTGTCAACAATTATTGCGTTTAGTGATCCCATGAATTATGGCTTCTGACAGGTTGAATTACTCGTAGGATGTTTGTGTCTTGCACTGTTAGATAGATTAACCTCTTCAAAGTATCTTAAAGTCTGAAATCATATGTGAGATAATCACAGCCTAGACTTCTTATTTTGGTTATGGACATATTATTCATTCTttcaatcttttattttattttatgggcCTGTGTTTCAGGATGCTTCTCATATTCATGTAAGGATAGAGAAGCTGATGCAAGGATGCTGTACTGTTATTATCCTTCTTCCCTTCCCCCCCCCCCCCTCTTTTTATGTTTGAGCCTACTCACGTGTCTCTATCAAATGCACTTATCTCTCTAGATATGTCTCatttttgtaattcttttgctGCATATCATTTCAATTTTCAATACCAGCTGATTTATTATGTTAACAGTGCTCAGCCATCCAAGTGCTAATCCAGTTGTGTGAACGTGACATTGGAAATGTACGGCTGAATGCTGTGAAGCTTTTCTGTTTCTTGGTGAAGGATGGTGACGAAGCCACTATCCTGGAGCATGTGCGCCAGAAATGCATTGAGACTTTACTTAGGATTATCAAGTCTTTTAATGATGATGAAGAAGTTGCTTCTGCAGTGGGCATAATTGCTAACCTTCCTGAAAATGACCAGATCACTCAGTGGCTTGTGGATGCTGGTGCAATTCCAATCATTTTTCGTTTTCTTTGCAGTGGTAGACTTAATGATTCCAATAGAAGTCAGTTAGTAGAAAGTGCTGTTGGAGCCATCTGCCGTTTTACTGCTCCAACAAATCTGGAATGGCAAAAGAGAGCAGCTGAAGCCGATGTTATCCCCATGTTAGTTCAATTGTTGGATTCAGGAACCACCTTGACCAAATATCATGCAGCCACTTCTCTGTCTCGTTTTTCAAGGAGTTCTCTTCAGCTAAGCCGGACAATACcaaagaaaaaggggttctggtgcTTGTCAGCTCCACCAGAGACTGCTTGCCCGGTTCATGGAGGAATTTGTTCTGTTGAGTCATCATTTTGCCTTCTTGAGGCTGATGCAGTGATACCACTTGCAAGGGTTCTTGAAGAAACAGATGCCGGAGTGTGTGAAGCATCTTTAGATGCACTATTGACTTTAATTGAAGGTGAAAGACTtcaaaatggtagtaaggtgctAGCAGAAGCAAATGCAATTACTCCAATGATAAGATGTCTTAGTTCGCCTTCCCTCAGACTGCAGGAGAAAGCTCTACATGCTTTGGAAAGGATTTTCCGGCTGCCTGAGTTCAAGCAGAAGTATGGTCCAGCTGCTCAGATGCCTTTAGTAGATTTAACACAGCGAGGCAATAGTAGTATGAAGTCTCTTTCAGCCAGGATACTTGCTCACTTGAATGTACTTCATGAGCAATCTTCCTATTTCTAAAGAATTCAATGCCTTTTGACTTTCTTGAATCATATCTGAGGAGGAAGGACTGGCCACATTATTCACCTTGATGATTTATTTTGCAAGAACCGCAATACTGGTGCGCATGCTCAGGCTTGAACCATAATATTTCAGAATGGGCCTACCTTTCTTCTCAATAATTGGCGCATATTGACGGATTCACCTTGAAAGCTAAGCAAGAACTATCAACCAACTCCATTGTTGTGGATAGATGTATCGATGCAGCACCATGATACCCAAGATGATAGACATCAAGTTTGTGCTTTTTCTGTTGAGGAACCGTCGCAGGTAAGAGATTTTACAAGTGGCTGATATTAAAAGCACACCATTAGCAATATTGCTTGGAATTGATATCTTTCCTTGTAACCTCTGTGgttcttctttccattctttcactGTCAACTCAGTACTTTACCTATAGCTCTGTGATTGTCCTGTATTAGATATATAGATGGTCTAGAATTCATCAGCTTAATAACCAAAGAGTAAATGTGGAGCATGCCTGTCTACGTGACAAATGGAAACTTGCATTTCGTGCCATGCATTCAGCAAAAGTTGATTAGTAGTGTTAGCTTGAATGCAAACTCTATGAGCATGAAAAACACCAGGGCTTCACTTGGTCCCAGCAATTGATTGTTTGATTCTTGCTTAGTAAAGTTGGAAACCTCACATTTGGAATCGTCATATTAACATTATTGAATGAACTGCATCAGATAAGACGTTATATCTGCAGTTTCTGTTAGCATGCACTCATGGAGCGTACTGGTGGTGTAAGGAGAAAACTTTTCGAATCAATGGCTGGACCATTGCAGAAGCTCAAACAGCTCAGCCTCCCTTCCAGCACGAACCTGTAGCATTAACCATGTGGTCTTATAATTTGCCCTGAAATATTATTTCCATTTGAAAACAATTCTGTTATACGAATTGTCAGGTCTATACAGTGAGGGGAGTTAAAATGTCTATGTATTAAATTTCTATAAACAAACTTATCTATTTCCTTTAGATTATAACAAAAGGAACCGTCAACAGCAACAAAAAAAAAGGACCtaagaaaataaattaacataatccTAGTAATCTTCTATCTATCAGTAGCACCTCTGAACAATCTCGAGTAAACTTGgttctgtttttttattttattttattttttatgctgtCTTTTCCTTCACTCTATGTCTTCGACTCCTTCCAAAAAATTTAAGGGTCTCGTCGATAAGTATGACAGGTATTGAGACCAAAATTACTAAGAACCACTCATTCAGGCTCAATGGAACAACACCAAACATGTTTGCCAGGAATGGAACGTAAAGTACAAGGCAATGGAGTCCAAATGAGACTGACATTGCAACCAAAAGCCAAGGGTTCCTCCAAGGTGGCAACGTTAGCAGGCTGCTGTCTTCGGAAAGTGCATTCAAGGAATTGAACATTTCGATAGCTACTAATACAGATAGTGACAGAGTCATTGCTTTCACTTTGCCAATGGTGAAGTAGTCACATGGGTTCGAGAATGTGATCAGGTGACCATCACCAACCGTATATGGGGCCACGGAGAAATTTGACCATGTTGAACACTCTCCCCAGTTGCGAAGCTGAGACAGTTCGATTAGTGTGTGACCATCGCTCACAAGGTTGATACCCATAAAAGAAGCCTGAGTATACCACAAGATGAAGATGCCAACAGTTGCTACGCCCACATAAGAACCTATTGTCTACAATTCAAAACATAAATGTAGAACATTAGTCTAGTTCAAAAATCCCACAAACCATGTCTTGCCTAGAGAATTTCAAGGGGAAGATAATTGGTGTAGATCAATATTCAGTACTAACCAAGTAACGAAACAGGACCCAGGAGTCAATGAGAGTGTCATCACTTTTACGGGGTGGTTTCCGCATTATACCAACATCTGGAGGATTAAACCCGAGAGCTGTCGCAGGAGGACCATCTGTAACCAAATTCACCCATAAGAGTTGCACAGGAATCATACACTCTGGTAATCCCAGAGCAGCAGTCAAGAATATGGAGATTACTTCTCCAACATTGGATGATATCATGTATCTGCCAATTTAGGAAATGAATAAATAAGGCATATCCTAAATGCTCAAGGAAAGTGGTAGAGCAAATTAACACACCTTATGAAAGCTTTCATGTTATTATAAATAGAACGACCCTCGGCAACAGCCGAAACAATGGTGCTAAAGTTGTCATCTGCTAAAACCATATCAGAAGCTTCTTTTGCTACCTGGAAAAATTGAACAATGAGCATGTTAGTAGAAAGGACTTATTTGAGGGTCGTTAGTAGGGAGGAACGTGAATATATTAGTTCCAACATATGGTACAAATCTATACTAAATGCTAGGAAATGCCTAAACAATCATATAGCTTGCTCCAAGCGAAGTCATATGAAGGCTACAAGGAACAAGATTCGATCTTCAAGCAAGAGAATCAAGGTGATATATTTACCTCGGTTCCAGTTATGCCCATAGCAATTCCTATATCAGCCAGTTTAAGGGCAGGTGCATCATTTACACCATCTCCAGTCATAGCAACAATTTCCCCCATCTCTTTTAGCATCCTAACGATTTCTTGCTTATGTCTAGGTTCAGCACGAGAGAAGACCTTTCCCCCTGGCTTTGACAACGTTTCAATTTGTTGTGAAGGGGAAAGAGCCATGAATTCTTTACCAGTAAAACTTTTCCCTCTAACATCCTCTCCATCAGAGAACAATTTAATTTCATGACAAATAGCCTCAGCTGTGGATTTATTATCTCCTGTTATCACGATAACTCTAATTCCTGCTCCTTTACAATCTTCTATTGCTTTGTCAACTTCATCTCGTGGAGGGTCCTATATTGATATGGAAAATTACATCTCTGAAAATAATTTACTTGACAATTCATTAACTATTATGAACAACAAAACTGTCTGACATATGCTTACCCTGAGACCAACAACCCCTACAAAAACCAAGTCACTTTCAATGGAAGAATAGCTAGCTGGATCAAGCAACTTCTTATGAGCAGGATTATTCTCAGAGTAGTAGTCTGAAAATTCCCCCAGGTCGTCCTTATACGCCAATCCCAAGCATCGCAGTCCCTTTGAActcatctctgaatttcttgaAAGCAATAGTTGACTACATGATTCATCCATTGGAACAAGAGATCCGTCTGCAAGTTGTACGTGTGTACTACGTTCCACTAAACTCTCAACAGCGCCCTACAGAAGATGCGCATTGATTTAAAGATCAAATAAGCAAGGAAACCAAACTACTAAGTTTATGCCTTTTTGCTGTTTACCACTCACAATCATACGTTACCaacatatataaatgtatatcATGTGCGTATCTCCAATCCACCTTAAGTTCACATTTACACTGACTGCTAATTTCCCTTGAAGTTAAATTCGATCTTTTCCATTTAATCAAGAGCAAAATGATTTCTAGACAACAACACTATGAAGAAAATGGTCACATTTATCCATTGATGAAAGAAAGATGAAGGATTTGAACCAaggtaagaaaagggaatgacAGTCACCTTGACAAGCAGTCTGTTGTGTCCAGTAGGCTCTCTAACAATAACGCTCATAGACTTTCGTAGAGTATCCAACTCCAATGTTGCAAGCCTTTTTGATCTTTTGGTCCACCACTCCCAGCAACCTAAGTTTTGCAATATATCATAAATCAATGAAGTGCATCACAATACATGAATCTACTAAAACTAGAAAAGATTTATGGCTCACCTAGTTTAATTGTGCTTCGGTCAATCAAATAGTTTCCAGCAAGCTGTGAGTCATGGATTTCGTTCCTCATCTTGGCATCTGGAACTCCCATCTTTTCAACCAAAACCTTCAAAGCAGCTTCAGTAGGCAAACCTGTGGCCCGGAAAAGACGACCATCACAGAAAATCCCAGCATCATTGCAAACTGCACATATTTCTGCCATGACTTGTAAGTTAGCATCCATATTGTAACAGGTCCAATCAACAATTCCACCATCCTTCGGGTCATAGGTTGTGCCTTCA
The Gossypium hirsutum isolate 1008001.06 chromosome A07, Gossypium_hirsutum_v2.1, whole genome shotgun sequence genome window above contains:
- the LOC107952974 gene encoding U-box domain-containing protein 44 codes for the protein MAIDVVTSASFVPASEILSQTVEAILEIVVSANDVLFKKDSFKKLASYLERIVPVLKELKGKCISNSESLNNAIQILNREIKAAKQLTVECSTKSKVYLLMNSRGIVRRLEGTMREISRGLSLLPLASLELSSAIVVEIGNLCDSMQKAEFKAAITEEEILEKIETGIQERNADRSYANNLLVLIAEAVGISTERSALKREFEDFKSEIENVRLRKDKAEAIQMDQIIALLERADAASSPKEKEMKYFTKRKSLGSQPLEPLRSFYCPITRDVMVDPVETSSGQTFERSAIEKWFTEGNNLCPLTMTPLDTSILRPNKTLRQSIEEWKDRNTMITIASMKPNLTSGDEEEVLQCLGQLKDLCEQRDMHREWVILENYISVLIQLLGGKNRDIRNRVLVVLHILTKDSDDAKDRVAKVDGAIELVVRSLGRRTDERRLAVALLLDLSKYNVLRDSIGKVQGCILLLVTMASGDDYQAARDAEEILENLSYSDQNVLQMARANYFKHLLQRLSTGPDDVKLTMATAIAEMELTDHNKVVLLERGALRPLLNWVSHGGIHMKSVAVKALRNLSSVPKNGLQMIKEGASRPLLDLLQLGSSSSALREQVAATVMHLAVSTMSQESTETPVSLLESDEDIFMVFSLINLTGPEIQQNLLQIFQALCQSHSAAYIKTKLTQCSAIQVLIQLCERDIGNVRLNAVKLFCFLVKDGDEATILEHVRQKCIETLLRIIKSFNDDEEVASAVGIIANLPENDQITQWLVDAGAIPIIFRFLCSGRLNDSNRSQLVESAVGAICRFTAPTNLEWQKRAAEADVIPMLVQLLDSGTTLTKYHAATSLSRFSRSSLQLSRTIPKKKGFWCLSAPPETACPVHGGICSVESSFCLLEADAVIPLARVLEETDAGVCEASLDALLTLIEGERLQNGSKVLAEANAITPMIRCLSSPSLRLQEKALHALERIFRLPEFKQKYGPAAQMPLVDLTQRGNSSMKSLSARILAHLNVLHEQSSYF
- the LOC107952973 gene encoding calcium-transporting ATPase, endoplasmic reticulum-type → MEKKPFPAWSWSVEQCLKEYNVKLDKGLSSYQVEKQREKYGWNELSKEKGKPLLRLVLEQFDDMLVKILLVAAYISFILAYMHGSESEESGFEAYVEPFVIVLILVLNAIVGVWQETNAEKALDALKEMQCESGKVLRDGYIVPDLPARELVPGDIVELQVGDKVPADMRIAALKTSTLRLEQSALTGEAMPVLKGTSPIFPEECELQAKENMVFAGTTVVNGSCVCIVVCTGMNTEIGKIQKQIHEASLEESDTPLKKKLDEFGSRLTTAIGLVCLIVWLINCKNFLSWDMVDGWPANLRFSFEKCTYYFKIAVALAVAAIPEGLPAVITTSLALGTKKMAQKNAIVRKLPSVETLGCTTVICSDKTGTLTTNQMSVAEFFTLGGKTTTSRIFHVEGTTYDPKDGGIVDWTCYNMDANLQVMAEICAVCNDAGIFCDGRLFRATGLPTEAALKVLVEKMGVPDAKMRNEIHDSQLAGNYLIDRSTIKLGCWEWWTKRSKRLATLELDTLRKSMSVIVREPTGHNRLLVKGAVESLVERSTHVQLADGSLVPMDESCSQLLLSRNSEMSSKGLRCLGLAYKDDLGEFSDYYSENNPAHKKLLDPASYSSIESDLVFVGVVGLRDPPRDEVDKAIEDCKGAGIRVIVITGDNKSTAEAICHEIKLFSDGEDVRGKSFTGKEFMALSPSQQIETLSKPGGKVFSRAEPRHKQEIVRMLKEMGEIVAMTGDGVNDAPALKLADIGIAMGITGTEVAKEASDMVLADDNFSTIVSAVAEGRSIYNNMKAFIRYMISSNVGEVISIFLTAALGLPECMIPVQLLWVNLVTDGPPATALGFNPPDVGIMRKPPRKSDDTLIDSWVLFRYLTIGSYVGVATVGIFILWYTQASFMGINLVSDGHTLIELSQLRNWGECSTWSNFSVAPYTVGDGHLITFSNPCDYFTIGKVKAMTLSLSVLVAIEMFNSLNALSEDSSLLTLPPWRNPWLLVAMSVSFGLHCLVLYVPFLANMFGVVPLSLNEWFLVILVSIPVILIDETLKFFGRSRRHRVKEKTA